A region from the Oceanidesulfovibrio marinus genome encodes:
- the ligD gene encoding non-homologous end-joining DNA ligase — MTPYSPMLATLEHEPFSHPDWIFERKLDGERCIAVKDDGGVTLYSRSGKALNHAYPELVDALQAQRGSFVVDGEIVAFDGSVTSFSKLQLRMQVQDPDEARSSGVAVYFYLFDMLESDGQDLTIKPLEERKSLLKQAIDFADPIRFTQHRNEHGEAYLEEACEKHWEGLIAKDRHSRYVQSRSRKWLKLKCTARQELIIGGYTAPHGERIGFGALLVGYYEKRGGETLRYAGKVGTGYDDATLKRLHGEMQQMERETPPFTPYKGEKLPHQEITWVTPALVCEVGFTEWTGPAGTPAKLRHPRFLGLRRDKDPKDVVREG, encoded by the coding sequence ATGACGCCGTACTCGCCCATGCTCGCCACCCTGGAGCATGAACCCTTCTCCCATCCGGACTGGATCTTTGAGCGCAAGCTGGACGGCGAGCGCTGCATTGCGGTGAAGGATGACGGCGGTGTCACCCTCTACTCCCGCAGTGGCAAGGCGCTCAACCACGCCTATCCGGAGCTTGTGGATGCCCTGCAAGCACAGCGCGGCTCCTTTGTGGTAGACGGCGAGATCGTGGCCTTTGACGGCAGCGTAACCAGCTTCTCAAAGCTCCAGCTGCGCATGCAGGTGCAGGACCCGGACGAGGCCCGAAGCTCCGGCGTGGCCGTGTACTTCTACCTCTTCGACATGTTGGAGTCCGATGGTCAGGACCTGACCATCAAACCCTTGGAGGAGCGCAAGTCCCTGCTCAAGCAGGCCATCGACTTCGCCGACCCCATCCGCTTTACCCAGCACCGCAACGAGCACGGCGAGGCGTATCTGGAAGAAGCCTGCGAGAAGCACTGGGAAGGGCTCATCGCCAAGGACCGGCACTCCAGATACGTGCAGAGCCGTTCCCGCAAATGGCTCAAGCTCAAGTGCACGGCGCGGCAGGAGCTTATCATCGGCGGGTACACCGCGCCCCACGGCGAGCGCATCGGCTTCGGCGCCCTGCTCGTGGGCTACTACGAAAAACGCGGCGGCGAGACCCTGCGCTACGCCGGCAAGGTGGGCACAGGCTACGACGACGCCACCCTGAAACGCCTGCACGGCGAGATGCAGCAGATGGAACGCGAGACCCCGCCCTTTACGCCGTACAAAGGCGAGAAGCTGCCGCACCAGGAGATCACCTGGGTCACGCCGGCTCTGGTCTGCGAGGTGGGCTTTACGGAATGGACCGGGCCCGCGGGCACGCCGGCCAAACTGCGCCATCCGCGATTCCTGGGCCTGCGCCGCGACAAGGACCCCAAAGACGTGGTCCGCGAAGGATAA
- a CDS encoding hemerythrin domain-containing protein gives MEPIGPLMHEHRLIERMIALLHKEAERLENGGRADLPFVFSGVEFVRVYADKLHHGKEEDVLFRALEAKDLTQEHRSMLEELIEDHKYGRRLVGELEDAAAAFAGHGEPKAIAGILRKLAEFYPKHIEKEDKHFFFPVLEYFSKEERQDMLDQYEVLEKNLVHDRYTEMVEQLEARE, from the coding sequence ATGGAACCCATCGGACCGCTCATGCATGAGCACCGGCTCATCGAACGGATGATTGCCTTGCTGCACAAGGAAGCCGAACGCCTGGAAAACGGCGGCCGGGCCGACCTCCCCTTTGTCTTCAGCGGCGTGGAGTTTGTGCGCGTCTATGCGGACAAGCTGCACCATGGCAAGGAGGAGGACGTGCTCTTCCGCGCGCTGGAGGCAAAGGACCTCACGCAGGAGCACCGGTCCATGCTGGAGGAGCTCATCGAGGACCACAAGTACGGCCGCCGTCTGGTGGGCGAGCTGGAAGACGCAGCCGCCGCCTTCGCCGGCCATGGCGAGCCCAAGGCAATCGCCGGCATTCTGCGCAAGCTCGCAGAGTTCTACCCCAAGCACATCGAGAAGGAAGACAAGCACTTCTTCTTTCCCGTGCTGGAGTACTTCAGCAAGGAAGAGCGCCAGGACATGCTCGACCAGTACGAGGTGCTGGAGAAGAACCTAGTCCACGACCGCTACACGGAAATGGTCGAGCAGCTTGAGGCACGCGAATGA
- a CDS encoding F0F1 ATP synthase subunit epsilon (part of catalytic core of ATP synthase; alpha(3)beta(3)gamma(1)delta(1)epsilon(1); involved in producing ATP from ADP in the presence of the proton motive force across the membrane), which translates to MQVRILLPEKVLAQHDDAVKVVGEALDGGFCLKPRHVDYVAVLGPGLVGITTEQGQEIFYAVAEGMVVKHGSEVRFAVRDGAGGSDLGRLREVIDERFAHRDEDELQARNLAWKMEAGFIRRLMELERGY; encoded by the coding sequence ATGCAGGTGCGCATCCTTCTTCCGGAAAAGGTGCTGGCCCAGCACGACGACGCGGTAAAGGTGGTGGGCGAGGCCCTGGACGGCGGGTTCTGCCTCAAGCCGCGGCACGTGGATTACGTGGCCGTGCTCGGGCCGGGCCTGGTGGGCATCACCACGGAGCAGGGCCAGGAGATATTCTACGCCGTGGCCGAGGGCATGGTGGTGAAGCACGGTAGCGAGGTGCGCTTTGCCGTACGCGACGGCGCCGGCGGCAGCGACTTGGGCCGCCTGCGCGAGGTGATCGACGAGCGCTTCGCGCACCGCGACGAGGACGAGCTGCAGGCGCGGAACCTGGCCTGGAAAATGGAAGCCGGCTTCATCCGCCGGCTGATGGAGCTGGAACGTGGCTACTGA
- a CDS encoding AtpZ/AtpI family protein, translating into MATDDPKDDHGERWAKEAEEKEQRKVRARKEGDRSVWFGLGMFGLVGWSVAIPTVVGALIGIWIDKKFPSQHSWTIMGIVIGVLIGCLNAWRWMNKEGGKR; encoded by the coding sequence GTGGCTACTGACGACCCCAAGGACGACCACGGCGAACGCTGGGCCAAAGAGGCCGAGGAAAAGGAGCAGCGCAAGGTCCGCGCCCGCAAGGAAGGGGATCGCTCCGTCTGGTTCGGGCTCGGCATGTTCGGCCTGGTGGGCTGGTCCGTGGCCATCCCCACAGTGGTGGGCGCGCTCATAGGCATCTGGATCGACAAGAAATTTCCCAGCCAGCACTCCTGGACGATCATGGGCATAGTCATCGGCGTGCTCATTGGCTGTCTCAACGCATGGCGCTGGATGAACAAGGAAGGCGGAAAACGCTGA
- a CDS encoding ATP synthase subunit I encodes MTTYLGGYEGLPAPLALAAGIVVGIVFFGGLWWTVKQLPGAKNPVLLMLSSALGRFFVALAGFLAATAGKPLTSILWVAGFIGSRLVISRTLGQRGETTEEHI; translated from the coding sequence ATGACGACCTATCTGGGCGGATACGAGGGATTGCCCGCACCCCTGGCCCTGGCGGCCGGCATTGTTGTGGGAATCGTGTTCTTCGGTGGGCTGTGGTGGACCGTGAAGCAGCTGCCCGGCGCGAAGAACCCGGTGCTGCTCATGCTCTCCAGCGCGCTGGGCCGGTTCTTCGTGGCCCTGGCCGGGTTCCTGGCCGCCACGGCCGGCAAGCCCCTGACGAGCATCCTCTGGGTGGCCGGGTTCATCGGCTCGCGCCTGGTTATTTCCAGAACCCTGGGCCAGCGCGGCGAAACGACCGAGGAGCACATCTGA
- a CDS encoding DUF4175 domain-containing protein yields MILVHFVIALILALLLTLLITRGFRRRGPWPAVWPLLVLILLASWAGGMWVQPFGPMIWGVSLLPFVIVAGLVALFFVAMPRQPHEQDGGDDRLELVTRKEQYEREHQDFVLGWLFWALALLLMLSIIVRYLLFPPLAV; encoded by the coding sequence ATGATTCTTGTCCATTTTGTGATTGCGCTGATTCTGGCGCTGCTGCTGACTTTGCTCATCACGCGCGGGTTCCGCAGGCGCGGCCCCTGGCCTGCCGTGTGGCCGCTTCTCGTACTCATCCTGCTGGCCTCCTGGGCCGGCGGCATGTGGGTGCAGCCCTTCGGCCCCATGATCTGGGGCGTGTCGCTCCTGCCATTCGTCATCGTAGCCGGTCTGGTGGCGCTGTTCTTTGTGGCCATGCCCAGGCAGCCCCACGAGCAGGACGGGGGCGATGACCGGCTGGAGCTGGTGACCAGGAAGGAGCAGTACGAGCGCGAGCACCAGGACTTCGTGCTGGGCTGGCTTTTCTGGGCTCTGGCTCTTTTGCTGATGCTCTCCATCATTGTGCGCTACCTGCTCTTCCCGCCATTAGCCGTCTAG
- a CDS encoding F0F1 ATP synthase subunit A, whose protein sequence is MQLQDISPDQVVYYTIGPFHLNATIVFTWGIMALLVIVSLLVTSRLTTGGKMGRLQNLLEIIVKGMRDQIREVSGGQEPGIYLPFIGTLFLFILVSNILAVVPGFEPPTASLSTTAALAICVFLSVFIYGIAKQGLLGYFVHYLKPTPIMLPFNVIGEFSRTLALAVRLFGNMMSGVKIAGILMAVVPLIFPVVMQVLGLLTGVIQAYIFAVLAMVYIASATRTHVEAQQKADAHEQGESDNG, encoded by the coding sequence ATGCAGCTCCAGGATATCAGTCCGGACCAGGTGGTCTACTACACCATCGGGCCGTTCCATCTGAACGCGACCATCGTCTTCACCTGGGGGATCATGGCGCTGCTGGTCATCGTCTCGCTCCTAGTCACCTCCAGGCTGACCACGGGCGGCAAGATGGGCCGGCTGCAGAATCTCCTGGAGATCATCGTCAAGGGCATGCGCGACCAGATTCGCGAGGTGAGCGGCGGCCAGGAGCCGGGCATCTACCTGCCGTTCATCGGCACGCTCTTCCTGTTCATCCTGGTCTCTAACATCCTGGCCGTGGTGCCAGGGTTCGAGCCGCCCACGGCGTCGCTCTCCACCACTGCGGCCCTGGCCATCTGCGTCTTTCTTTCGGTCTTCATCTACGGCATCGCCAAGCAGGGCCTGCTCGGCTACTTCGTGCACTACCTCAAACCCACGCCGATCATGCTGCCTTTCAACGTCATCGGCGAGTTCTCACGGACCCTGGCCCTGGCCGTACGCCTTTTCGGCAACATGATGAGCGGCGTGAAGATTGCCGGCATCCTCATGGCCGTGGTCCCCCTCATTTTCCCGGTGGTCATGCAGGTGCTTGGCCTGCTCACCGGCGTTATCCAGGCGTACATCTTCGCCGTGCTCGCCATGGTCTATATCGCCTCGGCCACGCGGACCCACGTGGAGGCACAGCAGAAAGCGGATGCACACGAACAAGGAGAATCCGACAATGGATAG
- a CDS encoding multiheme c-type cytochrome translates to MTRHTLVGVVLCLLLAMPLHAAAAVKVAVCVGCHKGVSPRIVSDWQSSRHAQTEGGATCIDCHGDEHSSPQNPDKAKLATPETCRTCHPDRVEQFSKGKHAMGWKSYLAMPTTHWQPMVLRGGLKGCSGCHQIGLKSDEEIQELRKQGSDYGAASCDACHTRHLFSKQEAQSPQACRTCHMGIDHPQWEMYDASKHGVRHELKVSGALPEDAAAPTCQFCHMVDGDHAVMTGWGFLGVRLPMPDDPQWTDDRTTVLKALGVFSPDGKPTPRLDVFKQTEAMRTTDEAFTKQREKMVGVCSNCHTESYARSELSKGDDMIRVADGLLAESIRVVAALYKDGILQKPDSYNYEYPDLLTYHDAPTEIETRLWLMFLKHRMRTFQGAFHMNPDYSLWYGWSEMVQDRNWIAEHAKELRRRKKVQEALDLKE, encoded by the coding sequence GTGACTCGCCATACACTGGTGGGAGTAGTCCTGTGCCTGCTGCTGGCCATGCCCCTGCACGCCGCAGCCGCCGTCAAGGTGGCGGTGTGCGTGGGGTGCCACAAGGGCGTATCGCCCAGAATCGTCTCCGACTGGCAGAGCAGCCGCCACGCCCAGACCGAAGGCGGCGCCACATGCATCGATTGCCACGGGGACGAGCACTCCTCGCCGCAGAACCCGGACAAAGCCAAGCTTGCCACGCCGGAGACCTGCCGGACGTGCCATCCGGATCGGGTGGAGCAGTTCTCCAAAGGCAAGCACGCCATGGGCTGGAAATCATACCTGGCAATGCCCACCACCCACTGGCAACCCATGGTCCTGCGCGGCGGCCTGAAAGGCTGCTCCGGCTGCCACCAGATCGGCCTCAAGTCGGACGAGGAGATTCAGGAGCTGCGCAAGCAGGGCAGCGATTACGGCGCGGCATCCTGCGACGCCTGCCACACCCGCCACCTCTTCTCTAAACAGGAAGCGCAATCGCCCCAGGCGTGCCGCACCTGCCACATGGGCATAGATCACCCGCAGTGGGAGATGTACGACGCCTCCAAGCACGGCGTGCGCCATGAGCTCAAGGTCTCGGGCGCTCTGCCGGAAGACGCCGCCGCACCAACCTGCCAGTTCTGCCATATGGTGGACGGCGACCACGCCGTGATGACGGGCTGGGGATTCCTGGGCGTGCGGCTGCCCATGCCGGACGATCCGCAGTGGACCGACGACCGCACCACCGTGCTCAAGGCCCTGGGCGTGTTCTCTCCCGACGGAAAGCCTACGCCCCGCCTGGACGTGTTCAAGCAGACCGAGGCCATGCGCACCACGGACGAGGCCTTCACGAAGCAGCGCGAAAAGATGGTCGGCGTCTGCTCCAACTGCCATACCGAGAGCTACGCCCGCTCCGAGCTGTCCAAGGGCGACGACATGATCCGAGTGGCCGACGGCCTTCTGGCCGAATCCATCCGTGTTGTAGCCGCGCTGTACAAGGACGGCATCCTGCAGAAGCCGGACAGCTACAACTACGAATATCCAGATCTCCTGACCTACCATGACGCCCCGACGGAGATCGAAACCCGGCTCTGGCTCATGTTCCTCAAACATCGCATGCGCACGTTCCAAGGCGCTTTCCACATGAACCCGGACTACTCGTTGTGGTATGGTTGGAGCGAGATGGTTCAGGACCGCAACTGGATTGCCGAGCACGCCAAAGAGCTGCGCCGGCGCAAAAAGGTGCAAGAGGCCCTCGATCTGAAGGAATGA
- the ligD gene encoding non-homologous end-joining DNA ligase, which yields MTKLQFGPYSVSFDKDDKVLYPAHDGQPAVTKADVIIYYKDIAGVMLPHAGGRPVTLRRFPDGIESSGFYMQEAQDYFPDWIERVDAKRHDGSTIHHAVANRAADLAYLASLGTLEFHTWLSHAKDIRTPDWIVFDLDPPGKDEHAFTMVRAAALDIRGLLDELGLASFVKLTGSKGLHVLAPITPEEDFDDVRAFARDAAELLAARKPDDYTTEQRKEKRKGRLYLDMMRNAYAQHAVAPYSLRPLPGAPVAAPLDWSEVEDASLTPRSVTIHTIFRRLGQKDDPWKDLARHRRSLAKAREKLEAQL from the coding sequence ATGACCAAGCTCCAGTTCGGTCCCTACTCCGTGTCTTTCGACAAGGACGACAAGGTCCTCTACCCGGCGCACGACGGCCAGCCCGCCGTGACCAAGGCCGACGTCATCATCTACTACAAGGACATCGCCGGGGTCATGCTGCCCCACGCCGGTGGCCGGCCCGTCACCCTGCGGCGCTTTCCGGATGGCATCGAATCCTCCGGCTTCTACATGCAGGAGGCGCAGGATTACTTTCCGGACTGGATTGAGCGCGTGGACGCCAAGCGACACGACGGCTCCACCATCCACCACGCCGTGGCCAACCGCGCGGCCGACCTCGCCTACCTGGCCAGCCTCGGCACCCTGGAGTTTCATACCTGGCTCTCCCATGCGAAAGACATCCGCACGCCGGACTGGATCGTCTTCGACCTCGACCCGCCCGGCAAGGACGAGCACGCCTTCACCATGGTGCGCGCCGCGGCCCTCGATATCCGCGGACTGCTGGATGAGCTCGGGCTGGCCTCGTTCGTGAAGCTGACCGGCTCCAAGGGGCTGCACGTGCTCGCTCCCATAACACCGGAGGAGGACTTCGACGATGTCCGGGCGTTCGCCCGGGATGCGGCCGAGTTGCTGGCAGCACGCAAGCCGGACGACTACACCACGGAGCAACGCAAGGAGAAGCGCAAGGGCCGGCTCTACCTGGACATGATGCGCAACGCCTACGCCCAACACGCCGTGGCGCCGTACTCGCTGCGGCCGCTGCCCGGCGCGCCGGTGGCCGCGCCGCTGGACTGGAGCGAGGTGGAGGACGCCTCGCTCACCCCGCGCTCCGTGACCATCCACACCATTTTCCGCCGCCTGGGCCAGAAGGACGACCCCTGGAAGGACCTCGCGCGCCACCGCCGCAGCCTAGCGAAGGCGCGGGAGAAGCTGGAGGCGCAGCTCTGA
- the atpD gene encoding F0F1 ATP synthase subunit beta yields the protein MNRTYSATTSSAGYRHAGHARTGRVLSVRGSVLDARFEPDVPPIRQLIKPAQHEHMFMEVISHLDEHTVRCVGLTSLDGLAQGEALEDTGSPLTAPVGTKNLGRMFNVFGQPIDHRADSLESEERRVIFQPPLPLRRQTASQEIFQTGIKAVDVLSPLERGGKGGLFGGAGVGKTVLIMEMIHNMAGVHKGVSLFCGIGERCREGEELYREMQDSGVLDNTVMVYAQMNEPPGARFRVGHSALTMAEFFRDDAGQDVLLLIDNIFRFIQAGMEVSGLLGRLPSRLGYQPTLGTELAELEERITSSQKAAVTSVQAVYVPADDFTDPAAVHTFGHLSSSIVLSRKRAGQGLYPAIDPLKSNSSMLVPEIVGQRHYTIARALRRELAAYEELKDIIAMLGMEELSHEDRQTVRRARRIERFLTQPFSVTEQFTNYEGRQVLLEEALDGFERILDDEFSDRPERDLYMIGSIDEAKESGGEEG from the coding sequence ATGAACCGAACCTACTCTGCAACGACATCTTCGGCCGGATACCGTCATGCCGGCCATGCGCGCACCGGCAGGGTGCTCTCCGTGCGCGGCAGCGTGCTGGACGCCCGGTTCGAGCCGGACGTGCCGCCCATCCGCCAGCTCATCAAACCCGCGCAGCACGAGCATATGTTCATGGAGGTGATCAGCCATCTGGACGAGCACACCGTGCGCTGCGTGGGGCTGACCTCCCTGGACGGCCTGGCCCAGGGCGAGGCGCTGGAGGACACGGGCAGCCCGCTCACCGCCCCTGTGGGCACGAAGAACCTGGGCCGGATGTTCAATGTTTTTGGTCAGCCCATCGATCACAGGGCCGACTCGCTGGAAAGCGAGGAACGCCGCGTCATCTTCCAGCCGCCGCTGCCGCTTAGGCGGCAGACCGCCTCCCAGGAGATATTCCAGACCGGCATCAAGGCCGTGGACGTGCTCTCACCCCTCGAGCGCGGCGGCAAAGGCGGCTTGTTCGGCGGCGCCGGCGTGGGCAAGACCGTGCTGATCATGGAGATGATCCACAACATGGCCGGCGTGCACAAAGGTGTGAGCCTGTTCTGCGGCATTGGAGAGCGCTGCCGCGAGGGCGAGGAGCTCTACCGCGAGATGCAGGATTCCGGCGTGCTGGACAACACGGTGATGGTCTACGCGCAGATGAACGAGCCGCCTGGCGCGCGCTTCCGCGTGGGGCACTCGGCCCTGACCATGGCGGAGTTCTTCCGCGACGACGCCGGCCAGGACGTGCTGCTGCTCATCGACAACATCTTCCGCTTCATCCAGGCCGGCATGGAGGTCTCGGGCCTTCTGGGGCGGCTGCCCTCGCGCCTGGGCTACCAGCCCACCCTGGGCACGGAGCTGGCCGAGCTGGAGGAGCGCATCACCAGCTCGCAGAAGGCCGCGGTAACCTCGGTGCAGGCCGTGTATGTACCGGCCGACGACTTTACCGATCCGGCGGCCGTGCACACCTTCGGCCATTTGTCCTCCTCCATCGTACTTTCCAGAAAGCGCGCCGGGCAGGGGCTCTACCCGGCCATCGACCCGCTCAAGTCCAACTCCTCCATGCTCGTGCCGGAGATCGTGGGCCAGCGGCACTACACCATTGCCCGCGCCCTCAGAAGGGAGCTGGCCGCCTACGAGGAGCTCAAGGACATAATCGCCATGCTCGGCATGGAGGAGCTCTCCCACGAGGACCGCCAGACCGTGCGGCGGGCGCGGCGCATCGAGCGATTCCTGACACAGCCATTTTCCGTGACCGAGCAGTTCACCAACTACGAGGGCCGGCAGGTGCTGTTGGAGGAGGCTCTGGACGGTTTCGAGCGCATCCTGGACGACGAGTTCTCGGACCGGCCGGAGCGCGACCTCTACATGATCGGCTCCATCGACGAGGCTAAAGAGAGCGGCGGGGAGGAGGGCTGA
- a CDS encoding F0F1 ATP synthase subunit delta, protein MLIDWFTVAAQALNFIVLMILLKVFLYDRIVKAMDQREQNIQERLESAREEREMAEAQKRKFETEQRELAQQREEIVRQARKEAASTREELLDKARKEADDLRQGLNAAVRQETDSFVHTFREQAAALCIELTRRSLAAMGDVSAEEQAATAFRKVLENADPETAARLQEAAEEDGSSATVVSATALPGSAKSAVTRAVHELIGKDVAVDYAVDEELVLGMELRCGGRSLGWTVRDYLDAVSREVRELLTEEQPTSASGASSSGASSSGQEEAGTVKHVQEEASNATEAGQGGAPSPDTVEKDDADDA, encoded by the coding sequence GTGCTGATCGATTGGTTCACCGTTGCCGCGCAGGCGCTCAACTTCATCGTCCTGATGATTCTGCTCAAGGTCTTTCTCTACGACAGGATCGTGAAGGCCATGGACCAGCGCGAGCAGAACATCCAGGAACGGTTGGAGAGCGCCCGCGAGGAGCGGGAAATGGCCGAGGCGCAGAAGCGCAAGTTCGAGACCGAGCAGCGGGAGCTGGCCCAGCAGCGCGAGGAGATCGTGCGCCAGGCCAGGAAGGAGGCCGCGTCCACGCGCGAGGAGCTTCTGGACAAGGCCCGGAAGGAAGCGGACGATTTGCGCCAGGGGCTGAACGCGGCCGTGCGCCAGGAGACTGACTCCTTTGTGCATACCTTCCGCGAGCAGGCGGCCGCGCTGTGCATCGAGCTGACCCGCCGCAGCCTTGCGGCCATGGGCGACGTGAGCGCCGAGGAGCAGGCTGCAACCGCTTTCCGCAAGGTGCTGGAGAATGCGGACCCCGAGACCGCGGCCAGGCTGCAGGAGGCTGCCGAGGAGGATGGGAGCTCGGCCACCGTAGTGAGCGCCACGGCGCTGCCCGGATCGGCCAAAAGCGCTGTCACCCGCGCCGTGCACGAGCTTATCGGCAAGGACGTGGCTGTGGACTACGCCGTGGACGAGGAACTGGTGCTGGGCATGGAGCTGCGTTGCGGCGGCCGCAGCCTGGGCTGGACCGTGCGCGACTACCTGGACGCCGTATCGCGCGAGGTGCGCGAGCTTTTGACCGAGGAGCAGCCAACCAGCGCGTCCGGGGCCAGCTCGTCAGGGGCCAGCTCGTCTGGGCAGGAAGAGGCCGGCACTGTGAAGCATGTTCAGGAGGAGGCTTCCAACGCGACCGAGGCCGGGCAGGGCGGCGCGCCATCCCCGGATACTGTGGAGAAGGACGATGCCGACGACGCCTAG
- a CDS encoding F0F1 ATP synthase subunit alpha, giving the protein MPTTPSQETDRLRNALRQGLGVLEQAQERVAFQAVYSEVGRVVTVSAGVVTSDGPSGVKSMELLEIGKSRRRGLAFDVAEDRVGIVLLDEAEELSAGDYVRRTGEVLQVPVGGSAVGRIIDPLGLPLDGRGPVRASQQLPAERPAPAILDRAPVEEPLQTGLKVVDALIPVGRGQRELILGDRQTGKTAVALDAILNQKDTGVICIYCGVGKRVSAVARVVRDLQRAGAMDYTAVVLASEEDPPGRQFVAPYAAMTIAEYVMSQGKDALVIFDDLTRHARAYRELSLLLGRPPGREAFPGDIFYIHSRLLERSTHMRDDLGGGSVTALPIIETEEQNISAYIPTNLISITDGQIYLSPDLFRKGILPAVDVGRSVSRVGGKTQLPAYRRVAGDLRLAYSQFEELESFSRFGTRLDEATRKTLDRGRRVREILKQPRRDTIPASEQVAVLHAVNEGALDDIHLEDIAKAEQAIRLRVRKELPELMQSIEQGEKLTDEDAEAIRKEASKAVYETFGYGG; this is encoded by the coding sequence ATGCCGACGACGCCTAGCCAGGAGACGGACCGGCTGCGCAATGCCCTGCGTCAGGGGTTGGGCGTGCTGGAGCAGGCGCAGGAGCGGGTGGCGTTCCAGGCGGTCTACAGCGAGGTGGGCCGCGTCGTCACCGTGAGCGCCGGCGTTGTGACCAGCGACGGACCATCGGGCGTCAAGTCCATGGAGCTGCTGGAGATCGGCAAAAGCCGCCGCCGGGGCCTGGCCTTTGATGTGGCCGAGGACAGGGTGGGTATCGTGCTTCTGGACGAGGCCGAGGAGCTTTCCGCGGGCGACTACGTGCGCCGCACCGGCGAGGTGCTGCAGGTGCCGGTGGGCGGCTCCGCCGTGGGCCGGATCATCGATCCGCTCGGCTTGCCGCTGGACGGCCGCGGTCCGGTGCGCGCCTCGCAGCAACTTCCGGCAGAGCGGCCCGCCCCGGCCATTCTGGACCGTGCGCCCGTAGAAGAACCCTTGCAGACCGGACTCAAGGTGGTGGACGCGCTCATCCCCGTGGGACGCGGCCAGCGCGAGCTGATTCTGGGCGATCGTCAGACCGGCAAGACTGCCGTGGCCCTGGACGCGATTCTCAACCAGAAGGACACCGGCGTCATCTGCATCTACTGCGGCGTGGGCAAGCGCGTCTCGGCCGTGGCGCGGGTGGTGCGCGATCTGCAACGCGCCGGCGCCATGGACTACACGGCCGTGGTTCTGGCCTCGGAGGAGGACCCGCCCGGCCGGCAGTTCGTGGCCCCGTACGCGGCCATGACCATCGCCGAGTACGTGATGAGCCAGGGCAAGGACGCCCTGGTGATCTTCGACGACCTGACGCGCCACGCCAGGGCGTATCGCGAGCTTTCCCTGCTGCTGGGCCGGCCGCCTGGCCGCGAGGCCTTTCCCGGCGACATCTTCTACATCCACTCCCGGCTGCTGGAGCGCTCCACCCATATGCGCGACGACCTGGGCGGCGGATCGGTCACGGCCCTGCCGATCATCGAGACCGAGGAGCAGAACATCTCGGCCTACATCCCCACCAACCTCATCTCCATCACGGACGGGCAGATCTACCTCTCGCCGGACCTGTTCCGCAAAGGCATCCTCCCGGCCGTGGACGTGGGCCGGTCGGTCTCGCGCGTGGGCGGCAAGACGCAGCTTCCGGCGTACCGCCGCGTGGCTGGCGATCTGCGGCTGGCGTACTCGCAGTTCGAGGAGCTCGAATCGTTCTCGCGCTTCGGCACCCGCCTGGATGAGGCGACACGCAAGACCCTGGACCGTGGCCGCCGCGTGCGCGAGATACTCAAGCAGCCGCGGCGGGACACCATCCCGGCGTCCGAGCAGGTGGCCGTGCTCCACGCCGTGAACGAGGGCGCGCTGGACGACATCCATCTGGAGGACATCGCCAAGGCCGAGCAGGCCATCCGGCTGCGCGTGCGCAAGGAGCTGCCCGAGCTGATGCAGTCCATAGAGCAGGGCGAGAAGCTGACCGACGAGGACGCCGAGGCTATCCGCAAAGAGGCGTCCAAGGCCGTGTACGAGACCTTCGGGTACGGGGGTTGA
- a CDS encoding F0F1 ATP synthase subunit C, producing MDSMSLIGMISIFTAGITIGLGAIGPALGEGRAVASALSAIAQQPDEASTITRTLFVGLAMIESTAIYCFVVSMIVLFANPFWNAVQAAGAGG from the coding sequence ATGGATAGTATGAGCCTCATAGGAATGATCTCGATCTTCACGGCCGGGATCACCATCGGCCTCGGCGCCATCGGCCCGGCGCTCGGCGAGGGCAGGGCAGTGGCCTCGGCCCTTTCCGCAATCGCCCAGCAGCCGGACGAGGCGAGCACCATCACCCGCACGCTTTTCGTGGGCCTGGCCATGATCGAGTCCACGGCCATCTACTGCTTTGTGGTCTCGATGATTGTCCTGTTCGCCAACCCCTTCTGGAACGCCGTCCAGGCGGCGGGGGCAGGAGGCTAG